Proteins encoded together in one Lathyrus oleraceus cultivar Zhongwan6 chromosome 5, CAAS_Psat_ZW6_1.0, whole genome shotgun sequence window:
- the LOC127087317 gene encoding uncharacterized protein LOC127087317 isoform X2: MKRTLEEMEKGIKVDPKSPSVEPNSSSDDDPNSPSTESDSLEEDPKSPSVEPNSPEEDPKSPSVEPNSPEEDPKSPSVELNLSEEDPKSPSVEPNSPEEDPKSPSVEPNSSEEDPKSPSVEPNTSDNDPKSPSNESNFLEEDPKSPSVEPNSPEDDPKSPSVEQNSSGNDPNSPSTESDSLEEDPKSPSVEPNSPEEDPKSPSTESSSPEEDPKSPSVEPDSSNNDPKSPSLDSLEEDPKSPSVEQNSSDNDPKSPSVEPNSPMDDPKSPEEDPKSSYAKLYSTDDDPESPSVNKNSSPEEDPKPPSAEPNSPSAVPKSPGETHSDLPMKQKPNEDPANAAETKKSFDKTLVACHLAREEARMKRFRKRS, encoded by the exons ATGAAAAGAACTCTGGAAGAG ATGGAGAAAGGGATTAAGGTAGATCCAAAATCACCTTCTGTTGAGCCGAACTCGTCATCAGATGATGATCCAAATTCACCTTCTACTGAGTCGGACTCCCTTGAAGAAGATCCAAAATCACCTTCTGTTGAGCCAAACTCACCCGAGGAAGATCCAAAGTCACCTTCTGTTGAGCCAAACTCACCCGAAGAAGATCCAAAATCACCTTCTGTTGAGCTGAACTTGTCCGAGGAAGATCCAAAATCACCTTCTGTTGAGCCAAACTCACCCGAGGAAGATCCAAAATCACCTTCTGTTGAGCCGAACTCGTCCGAGGAAGATCCAAAATCACCTTCTGTTGAGCCAAACACGTCCGATAATGATCCAAAATCACCTTCTAATGAGTCAAACTTTCTTGAGGAAGATCCAAAATCACCTTCTGTTGAGCCAAACTCGCCCGAGGACGATCCAAAATCACCTTCTGTTGAGCAGAACTCGTCCGGTAACGATCCAAATTCACCTTCTACTGAGTCGGACTCCCTTGAAGAAGATCCAAAATCACCTTCTGTTGAGCCAAACTCACCTGAGGAAGATCCCAAATCACCTTCTACTGAGTCGAGCTCCCCTGAGGAAGATCCAAAATCACCATCTGTTGAGCCAGACTCGTCCAATAATGATCCAAAATCACCTTCTTTGGACTCCCTTGAGGAAGATCCAAAATCACCTTCTGTTGAGCAGAACTCGTCTGATAATGATCCAAAATCACCTTCTGTTGAGCCAAACTCCCCTATGGATGATCCAAAATCACCCGAGGAAGATCCAAAGTCATCTTATGCTAAGCTGTACTCCACTGATGATGATCCGGAATCACCTTCTGTTAATAAAAACTCATCACCGGAGGAGGATCCAAAACCACCATCTGCTGAACCAAATTCACCTTCTGCTGTGCCAAAATCACCTGGTGAGACTCATAGTGACCTGCCTATGAAACAGAAACCGAATGAGGATCCTGCTAATGCTGCTGAGACAAAAAAGAGTTTTGATAAAACATTGGTCGCATGTCATTTGGCAAGAGAAGAGGCAAGGATGAAGCGCTTTCGAAAAAGAAGCTAG
- the LOC127087317 gene encoding uncharacterized protein LOC127087317 isoform X1, which translates to MLIFNYLTYAGTNLTVTVPYLTPFSKMKRTLEEMEKGIKVDPKSPSVEPNSSSDDDPNSPSTESDSLEEDPKSPSVEPNSPEEDPKSPSVEPNSPEEDPKSPSVELNLSEEDPKSPSVEPNSPEEDPKSPSVEPNSSEEDPKSPSVEPNTSDNDPKSPSNESNFLEEDPKSPSVEPNSPEDDPKSPSVEQNSSGNDPNSPSTESDSLEEDPKSPSVEPNSPEEDPKSPSTESSSPEEDPKSPSVEPDSSNNDPKSPSLDSLEEDPKSPSVEQNSSDNDPKSPSVEPNSPMDDPKSPEEDPKSSYAKLYSTDDDPESPSVNKNSSPEEDPKPPSAEPNSPSAVPKSPGETHSDLPMKQKPNEDPANAAETKKSFDKTLVACHLAREEARMKRFRKRS; encoded by the exons ATGCTAATATTCAACTATTTAACATATGCAGGCACAAATTTAACTGTTACAGTCCCATACCTGACACCATTCTCCAAAATGAAAAGAACTCTGGAAGAG ATGGAGAAAGGGATTAAGGTAGATCCAAAATCACCTTCTGTTGAGCCGAACTCGTCATCAGATGATGATCCAAATTCACCTTCTACTGAGTCGGACTCCCTTGAAGAAGATCCAAAATCACCTTCTGTTGAGCCAAACTCACCCGAGGAAGATCCAAAGTCACCTTCTGTTGAGCCAAACTCACCCGAAGAAGATCCAAAATCACCTTCTGTTGAGCTGAACTTGTCCGAGGAAGATCCAAAATCACCTTCTGTTGAGCCAAACTCACCCGAGGAAGATCCAAAATCACCTTCTGTTGAGCCGAACTCGTCCGAGGAAGATCCAAAATCACCTTCTGTTGAGCCAAACACGTCCGATAATGATCCAAAATCACCTTCTAATGAGTCAAACTTTCTTGAGGAAGATCCAAAATCACCTTCTGTTGAGCCAAACTCGCCCGAGGACGATCCAAAATCACCTTCTGTTGAGCAGAACTCGTCCGGTAACGATCCAAATTCACCTTCTACTGAGTCGGACTCCCTTGAAGAAGATCCAAAATCACCTTCTGTTGAGCCAAACTCACCTGAGGAAGATCCCAAATCACCTTCTACTGAGTCGAGCTCCCCTGAGGAAGATCCAAAATCACCATCTGTTGAGCCAGACTCGTCCAATAATGATCCAAAATCACCTTCTTTGGACTCCCTTGAGGAAGATCCAAAATCACCTTCTGTTGAGCAGAACTCGTCTGATAATGATCCAAAATCACCTTCTGTTGAGCCAAACTCCCCTATGGATGATCCAAAATCACCCGAGGAAGATCCAAAGTCATCTTATGCTAAGCTGTACTCCACTGATGATGATCCGGAATCACCTTCTGTTAATAAAAACTCATCACCGGAGGAGGATCCAAAACCACCATCTGCTGAACCAAATTCACCTTCTGCTGTGCCAAAATCACCTGGTGAGACTCATAGTGACCTGCCTATGAAACAGAAACCGAATGAGGATCCTGCTAATGCTGCTGAGACAAAAAAGAGTTTTGATAAAACATTGGTCGCATGTCATTTGGCAAGAGAAGAGGCAAGGATGAAGCGCTTTCGAAAAAGAAGCTAG